A single genomic interval of Bradyrhizobium sp. AZCC 1693 harbors:
- a CDS encoding bifunctional salicylyl-CoA 5-hydroxylase/oxidoreductase translates to MKIAIIGGGPAGLYAAILLKKQRPQAEITVYERNRADDTFGFGVVFSDATLDNFEKYDPPSYRRITQEFAYWDDIAVHFRGAVHRVGGNGFCGCSRRTLLLILQERARELGVTLLFETDIDDEARFADTDLIVLADGINSRFRDKHIEHFQPQIDLRSNKFAWMGSTRPLDAFTFIFQETEWGPFIAHAYQYEAGRSTWIFETDAETFQRAGLEGLSEQQSADRMAKIFGWFLDGHPLLINRSMWRNFPMIRSQRWVKDNMVLLGDAKATAHFSIGSGTKLAMEDAIALADAMAQAPTVDAALQTYEHGRREEVEKIQHAADVSLVWFEHVDRFWDFDPVQFAFGVMTRAKAITYDNLTLRAPEFVREVDKAFAKQVRAKGFDVDVDKPVAPMFQPLKLREMEVSNRAVVSPMCMYSAKEGVPTDFHLVHYGSRAIGGAGLIFTEMTCVGRDARITPGCTGLWNDEQQAAWTRIVDFVHANSAAKICLQLGHAGRKGATKLMWEGMDRPLEQGGWDTISASPLPYFPDSQVPREMDRAAMDRVKQEFVAAALRGVACGFDMLELHCAHGYLLASFISPLTNTRTDEYGGTLANRLRYPLEVFEAMRAAWPAHKPMSVRISATDWAEGGITGNDAVAVARAFGEAGVDLVDVSTGQTVRDAQPIYGRMFQTPFSDQVRNEARVATMCVGNITTADQVNTILAAGRADLVALARPHLVDPSFTMRAAAWYGADIACPPQYLPGKEQIFRNSVRDRQDFEDLKIKGKPKTRAELKAEATKPLAAE, encoded by the coding sequence ATGAAGATCGCGATTATCGGCGGCGGACCGGCCGGTCTCTACGCCGCGATCCTCTTGAAGAAACAGCGGCCCCAGGCCGAGATCACGGTCTATGAGCGCAACCGCGCCGACGACACGTTCGGCTTCGGCGTGGTGTTCTCGGACGCGACGCTGGACAATTTCGAGAAATACGATCCGCCGAGCTATCGCCGCATCACCCAGGAATTCGCCTATTGGGACGACATCGCCGTGCATTTCCGCGGTGCCGTCCATCGCGTCGGCGGCAATGGCTTTTGCGGCTGCTCACGCCGGACGCTGCTATTGATCCTGCAGGAGCGCGCCCGCGAACTCGGCGTGACGCTATTGTTCGAGACCGACATCGACGACGAAGCCCGCTTCGCCGATACCGATCTGATCGTGCTCGCCGACGGCATCAACAGCCGCTTCCGCGACAAGCACATCGAGCATTTCCAGCCGCAGATCGACCTGCGCTCCAACAAGTTCGCGTGGATGGGCTCGACCCGGCCGCTCGACGCCTTCACCTTCATCTTCCAGGAGACGGAGTGGGGCCCGTTCATCGCGCATGCCTATCAATACGAAGCCGGCCGCTCGACCTGGATCTTCGAGACCGACGCCGAAACCTTCCAGCGCGCCGGGCTCGAAGGCCTGAGCGAACAGCAATCCGCCGATCGAATGGCCAAGATTTTCGGCTGGTTCCTCGACGGCCATCCGCTGCTGATCAACCGCTCGATGTGGCGCAATTTCCCGATGATCCGCAGCCAGCGCTGGGTCAAGGACAACATGGTGCTGCTCGGCGATGCCAAAGCAACCGCGCATTTCTCGATCGGGTCCGGCACCAAGCTTGCTATGGAAGATGCGATCGCACTCGCTGACGCGATGGCCCAGGCGCCGACGGTCGACGCCGCGTTGCAGACCTACGAGCACGGGCGGCGCGAGGAGGTCGAGAAGATCCAGCATGCGGCCGACGTCTCGCTGGTCTGGTTCGAGCATGTCGACCGCTTCTGGGATTTCGATCCCGTGCAGTTCGCCTTCGGCGTCATGACTCGCGCCAAGGCGATCACCTACGACAATCTCACGCTGCGCGCGCCCGAGTTCGTCCGTGAGGTCGACAAGGCGTTTGCGAAGCAGGTCCGCGCCAAGGGCTTCGACGTCGATGTCGACAAGCCTGTCGCGCCGATGTTCCAGCCGCTGAAGCTGCGCGAGATGGAAGTCAGTAATCGCGCGGTGGTCTCGCCGATGTGCATGTATTCGGCGAAGGAGGGGGTGCCTACCGATTTCCATCTGGTACATTACGGCTCGCGCGCGATCGGCGGCGCGGGCCTGATCTTCACGGAGATGACCTGCGTCGGCCGCGACGCCCGCATTACGCCGGGCTGTACCGGCCTGTGGAACGACGAGCAGCAGGCGGCATGGACGCGGATTGTCGATTTCGTCCATGCCAATTCAGCCGCGAAAATCTGCCTGCAGCTTGGACATGCCGGCCGCAAGGGCGCCACCAAATTGATGTGGGAGGGCATGGACCGGCCGCTGGAGCAGGGCGGCTGGGATACGATCTCGGCGTCGCCATTGCCGTACTTCCCCGACAGCCAGGTGCCGCGCGAGATGGATCGCGCCGCGATGGATCGCGTCAAGCAGGAATTCGTCGCCGCGGCCTTGCGCGGCGTGGCCTGCGGCTTCGACATGCTGGAACTGCATTGCGCCCACGGCTATCTGCTGGCGAGTTTCATTTCGCCGCTGACTAACACGCGTACCGATGAATACGGCGGCACGCTCGCCAACCGGCTGCGCTATCCGCTGGAGGTGTTCGAGGCGATGCGCGCGGCATGGCCGGCGCACAAGCCGATGTCGGTGCGCATCTCCGCCACCGACTGGGCCGAAGGCGGCATCACCGGCAATGACGCGGTGGCAGTCGCACGTGCGTTCGGCGAAGCCGGCGTCGATCTGGTCGATGTCTCCACGGGACAGACCGTGCGCGACGCGCAGCCGATCTACGGCCGGATGTTCCAGACACCATTCTCCGATCAGGTCCGCAACGAAGCCCGGGTCGCAACCATGTGCGTCGGCAACATCACGACAGCAGATCAGGTCAACACCATCCTCGCCGCCGGCCGAGCCGACCTCGTCGCGCTCGCCCGGCCGCATCTGGTCGATCCGTCGTTTACGATGCGGGCGGCGGCCTGGTATGGCGCCGATATCGCCTGTCCGCCGCAATATCTGCCCGGCAAGGAACAGATCTTCCGCAACAGCGTGCGCGACCGGCAGGATTTCGAGGACCTCAAAATTAAGGGTAAGCCGAAAACCCGGGCCGAGCTGAAAGCCGAGGCGACAAAGCCGCTTGCAGCCGAATAG
- a CDS encoding RidA family protein: MPVIAPKGPTLSVVPHHKTDTSSSGPQVLQPSGWPMPKGYANGMAADGRLVVTGGVIGWDTEGRLAPDFVAQVRQTLSNIADILAEGGASPAHLVRLTWYVVDIEEYLASLKQLGGVYREILGAHYPAMALVQVVRLVEKAARVEIEATAVVPR; encoded by the coding sequence ATGCCGGTGATCGCGCCCAAAGGCCCCACACTGAGTGTGGTGCCTCATCACAAGACCGATACCTCGTCGTCCGGCCCGCAAGTGCTGCAGCCGAGCGGCTGGCCGATGCCGAAAGGATATGCCAATGGCATGGCCGCCGATGGCCGGCTTGTCGTGACCGGCGGCGTGATCGGCTGGGATACGGAAGGGCGCCTCGCGCCCGACTTCGTCGCGCAGGTGCGTCAGACGCTGAGCAACATTGCCGATATCCTTGCCGAGGGCGGCGCCAGCCCTGCGCATTTGGTGCGCCTCACTTGGTATGTCGTCGACATCGAGGAATATCTCGCGAGCCTGAAACAACTCGGCGGCGTCTACCGCGAGATTCTTGGCGCGCATTATCCGGCAATGGCGCTGGTACAGGTCGTGCGTCTGGTCGAGAAAGCCGCCCGCGTCGAGATCGAAGCGACCGCAGTGGTGCCGCGCTGA
- a CDS encoding ABC transporter substrate-binding protein has protein sequence MKQSLKLTGLAVLLGVAAAPAAAQEKIKIGVITTLSGPAAVLGQQSRDGLQLGIKDLGGKMAGKDVEVVVVDDELKPDGAVTKAKGLLEREKVDFVVGPIFSNILQAIHRPVTENKTFLISPNAGPSSYAGKECSPFFYVTSYQNDQVHEILGKVAQDRGYKRVYVLVPNYQAGKDSAAGFKLDYKGEVAEESYTPLGTLDFQVELTKIASSKVDALFTFMPGGMGVGLVKQYRQAGLADKIPVLSAFTVDESTLPAQQDAAVGMFGGANWAPDMDNPQSKKFVAAYEAAYNSVPGTYAMQGYDTAMLIESAVKAVKGDLKNKEAVSAALKKAEFASLRGDFKFNVNGYPIQNFYLTKVAKRPDGKFQTEIVEKVFSNYGDRYAKDCAAGK, from the coding sequence ATGAAGCAGTCGTTGAAGCTGACCGGACTTGCCGTTTTGCTGGGTGTTGCCGCAGCTCCCGCCGCAGCGCAGGAGAAAATCAAGATCGGCGTGATCACGACCTTGTCCGGCCCGGCGGCCGTGCTCGGCCAGCAATCCCGCGACGGCCTGCAGCTCGGAATCAAGGACCTCGGCGGCAAGATGGCCGGCAAGGACGTCGAGGTCGTCGTCGTCGACGACGAACTCAAGCCCGACGGCGCCGTGACCAAGGCCAAGGGCCTGCTCGAACGCGAGAAGGTCGACTTCGTGGTCGGGCCGATCTTCTCCAACATCCTGCAAGCCATTCACCGGCCGGTGACCGAGAACAAGACGTTCCTGATCAGCCCGAACGCCGGTCCATCGAGCTATGCCGGCAAGGAATGCAGCCCGTTCTTCTACGTGACCTCCTACCAGAACGACCAGGTGCACGAGATCCTCGGCAAGGTCGCGCAGGACCGCGGCTACAAGCGCGTGTATGTGCTGGTGCCGAACTATCAGGCCGGCAAGGATTCGGCGGCCGGATTCAAGCTCGATTACAAGGGCGAGGTCGCTGAGGAAAGCTACACGCCGCTCGGCACGCTGGATTTCCAGGTCGAGCTGACCAAGATCGCCTCTTCCAAGGTCGATGCGCTGTTCACCTTCATGCCGGGCGGCATGGGCGTCGGCCTCGTCAAGCAGTACCGGCAGGCCGGCCTCGCCGACAAGATCCCGGTGCTGTCGGCATTTACGGTCGATGAATCCACCCTGCCCGCGCAGCAGGACGCCGCCGTCGGCATGTTCGGCGGCGCCAACTGGGCGCCGGACATGGACAATCCGCAGAGCAAAAAATTCGTCGCCGCTTACGAAGCTGCCTACAACAGCGTGCCCGGCACCTACGCCATGCAGGGCTATGATACGGCCATGCTGATCGAGAGCGCGGTGAAGGCGGTCAAGGGCGACCTCAAGAACAAGGAGGCGGTATCGGCCGCGCTGAAAAAGGCCGAGTTCGCCTCGCTGCGCGGCGATTTCAAGTTCAACGTCAACGGCTATCCGATCCAGAATTTCTATCTGACCAAGGTCGCCAAGCGTCCGGATGGAAAATTCCAGACCGAGATCGTCGAGAAGGTGTTTTCGAACTACGGCGACCGCTACGCCAAGGATTGCGCGGCGGGCAAATAA
- a CDS encoding flavin-containing monooxygenase: MVRQKQVCIIGAGVSGLAAAKAFVARGHQVTVVERSGDLGGVWEPSRSYPEVQTQSPKDLYRYTDKAMPDSYPEWPKGPQVHAYLTEYAKDNDLLGAVSFNTAVVQMDRRPDSAPGWRLELRGPDGSVRHEDFDFVAVCTGQFNEPQTLSLPGEDAFKAQGGRIMHSSQYNDPVLAKGRKIVVLGGSKSATDIAVNAVNSGAAEVTLVYREPVWRIPYFIGGLVNFKRILYIRAQEEMFRSWGIGAMSRFAHAVAKPFVWANWRGLESLLKVQLKLRKCDMVPKERIEDGVNCSVPIATPEFFPMVADGRIKAIRGSFDHYDGNSIVMTGGQRVEADVAILAIGYKLGVPFLPQAYRDKLVDPDGQYRLYRLIANPDLPEMGFVGFNSSFCTVLCADLAANWLVRYADGQLARQPTLEEMRDNIEMMLHFKRVERPAAGVYGGLCVAPYHFKHFDELLADIGVSGRRANPLVEKFTPPDAAAYGRFLASATAYRAA, from the coding sequence ATGGTCAGGCAAAAACAGGTTTGCATCATCGGCGCCGGCGTATCCGGTCTGGCTGCTGCAAAAGCCTTCGTCGCGCGCGGACATCAGGTCACGGTCGTCGAGCGCAGCGGCGATCTCGGTGGCGTCTGGGAGCCGTCGCGGTCCTATCCCGAGGTGCAGACCCAAAGCCCGAAGGATCTCTACCGTTACACCGACAAGGCGATGCCGGATTCCTATCCGGAATGGCCGAAGGGTCCGCAGGTCCACGCCTATCTGACCGAGTACGCCAAGGACAACGATCTCCTTGGCGCTGTCAGCTTCAATACGGCCGTGGTGCAGATGGATCGCCGGCCCGATTCCGCGCCCGGCTGGCGGCTCGAGCTGCGGGGGCCTGATGGCAGCGTCCGTCACGAGGATTTCGATTTTGTCGCGGTTTGCACGGGACAGTTCAACGAGCCGCAGACGCTCAGCCTTCCCGGCGAAGATGCCTTCAAGGCGCAGGGCGGGCGGATCATGCACTCCTCGCAATACAACGATCCTGTTCTCGCCAAGGGCCGCAAGATCGTTGTGCTCGGCGGCTCGAAATCGGCAACGGATATCGCGGTCAACGCGGTCAATTCCGGTGCCGCCGAGGTGACGCTGGTGTATCGCGAGCCGGTGTGGCGGATTCCCTATTTCATCGGCGGCCTGGTCAATTTCAAACGCATTCTCTACATCCGCGCGCAGGAGGAGATGTTCCGAAGCTGGGGCATCGGCGCGATGTCGCGGTTCGCGCATGCGGTCGCAAAGCCGTTCGTCTGGGCCAACTGGCGCGGACTGGAGAGCCTGCTGAAAGTTCAGCTCAAGCTCCGCAAATGCGACATGGTGCCGAAGGAAAGGATCGAAGACGGCGTCAACTGCTCGGTGCCGATCGCCACGCCAGAATTCTTTCCGATGGTCGCCGACGGCCGCATCAAGGCTATCAGAGGCAGCTTTGATCACTACGACGGCAACTCGATCGTGATGACCGGCGGGCAGCGCGTCGAGGCCGATGTCGCGATACTCGCGATCGGCTACAAACTGGGCGTGCCGTTCCTGCCGCAGGCGTACCGCGACAAGCTTGTCGATCCCGACGGGCAATACCGGCTGTATCGGCTGATCGCCAATCCGGACCTGCCCGAGATGGGATTCGTCGGTTTCAATTCCAGCTTCTGCACGGTGCTGTGCGCTGACCTCGCGGCGAACTGGCTGGTGCGCTACGCCGATGGCCAACTCGCCCGTCAGCCGACACTTGAGGAGATGCGGGACAACATCGAGATGATGCTGCATTTCAAGCGCGTCGAGCGGCCGGCGGCCGGCGTCTATGGCGGGTTGTGCGTGGCGCCTTATCACTTCAAGCATTTTGACGAATTGCTGGCCGATATCGGCGTGTCCGGACGCCGGGCCAATCCCCTGGTGGAGAAATTTACCCCGCCTGATGCCGCGGCCTATGGCCGCTTCCTGGCCTCGGCAACGGCCTACCGCGCCGCCTGA
- a CDS encoding MarR family winged helix-turn-helix transcriptional regulator, which yields MILDSETKAVELPEHHGDELRLWLRLLTCTTLVEGEVRSRLRERFDVTLPRFDLMAQLDKVPEGMTLSDVSKRMMVSNGNVTGLVERLVESGHLDRRTSDADRRVQVIRLTKAGRAEFRKMAAEHELWIADVFGDLTPKDVRELMRLLAKTKASAQKSAKARAG from the coding sequence ATGATCCTCGATTCAGAGACCAAGGCCGTCGAACTCCCGGAGCATCATGGCGACGAACTCAGGCTGTGGCTTCGCCTGCTGACCTGCACGACCCTGGTCGAGGGCGAGGTGCGCAGCCGCTTGCGCGAGCGCTTCGACGTCACGCTGCCACGGTTCGACCTGATGGCCCAGCTCGACAAGGTGCCGGAGGGCATGACGCTGTCCGATGTCTCCAAGCGGATGATGGTCTCGAACGGCAATGTCACCGGGCTGGTCGAGCGCCTCGTCGAATCCGGGCATCTCGACCGCCGCACCTCGGACGCCGACCGCCGCGTACAGGTGATCCGCCTGACCAAGGCGGGGCGGGCCGAATTCCGCAAGATGGCGGCGGAGCACGAATTGTGGATTGCCGACGTCTTCGGCGACCTGACGCCGAAGGACGTCCGCGAGCTGATGCGCCTTTTGGCCAAGACCAAGGCTTCGGCGCAGAAGTCCGCGAAGGCGCGGGCGGGCTGA
- a CDS encoding enoyl-CoA hydratase family protein produces the protein MSKPANPVTLPLADYSPKHFLLAVVDRVATVTLNRPERKNPLTFESYRELTDFFRACAMDDEVKTIVVTGAGGNFSSGGDVFEIIGPLIQMDTKGLTAFTRMTGDLVKAMRACPQPIVAAVEGICAGAGAIVAMASDLRLAATGAKVAFLFNKVGLAGCDMGACAILPRIIGQSRASELLYTGRFMTAEEGERWGFFSRIVTPDAVLPQAQLLAKQISDGPTFANTMTKRMLAMEWAMSVEEAIEAEAVAQALCMTTEDFGRAFEAFSNKRTPVFEGN, from the coding sequence ATGAGCAAGCCCGCCAACCCCGTCACGCTGCCGCTGGCTGACTATTCGCCGAAACATTTCCTGCTGGCCGTCGTCGATCGCGTCGCCACGGTGACGCTCAATCGTCCCGAGCGAAAGAATCCGCTGACCTTCGAAAGCTATCGCGAACTCACCGACTTCTTCCGCGCCTGCGCGATGGATGACGAGGTCAAAACCATCGTCGTCACCGGCGCAGGCGGTAATTTTTCCTCGGGCGGCGATGTGTTCGAGATCATCGGTCCTTTGATTCAGATGGACACCAAGGGACTGACCGCCTTCACCCGCATGACCGGCGATCTCGTGAAGGCGATGCGGGCCTGTCCGCAGCCGATCGTGGCCGCCGTCGAAGGCATCTGCGCCGGGGCCGGTGCGATCGTTGCGATGGCCTCGGATCTGCGCCTGGCCGCCACCGGGGCCAAGGTCGCATTCCTGTTCAACAAGGTAGGGCTCGCCGGCTGCGACATGGGCGCCTGCGCGATCCTGCCGCGCATCATCGGGCAGTCGCGGGCCTCCGAACTGCTCTATACCGGCCGCTTCATGACCGCCGAGGAGGGCGAGCGCTGGGGCTTCTTCAGCCGTATCGTTACGCCGGACGCGGTGCTGCCGCAGGCGCAGCTTCTGGCCAAGCAGATTTCGGATGGGCCCACCTTCGCCAACACCATGACCAAGCGTATGCTGGCGATGGAATGGGCGATGTCGGTGGAGGAGGCGATCGAGGCCGAAGCGGTGGCGCAAGCGCTCTGCATGACCACGGAAGATTTCGGCCGCGCCTTCGAGGCGTTTTCGAACAAGCGGACCCCGGTGTTCGAGGGGAATTGA
- a CDS encoding flavin-dependent oxidoreductase, with the protein MKAIIVGGGIGGLTTALMLRARGIDCELFEQSESIRELGVGINTLPHAIRELTGLGLLDRLDAAAVRTDQLYYLNRHGQEVWREPRGLDAGHDVPQFSVHRGRLQSVIHRAVEERLGQEAIHTGCRLGAFAQHEGGVVAHFFDRTGAHVKTARGDILVGADGIHSRVREMLFPDEGPPCWNGIMLWRGAREWPAFLTGRSMIVAGGNHGKVVVYPIAEGSSPASRLTNWAVMVKVSDGNSPPPRREDWSRPGKREELMPHVERFKVPHVDVRSLISATPEFYEYPCCDRDPLPYWTWGRVTLLGDAAHPMYPVGSNGASQAILDARALADELARAEHPRQALAAYEQKRLPMTAEIVRSNRRGGPEGVIDAVEQLAPDGFTDIEKVLSHAQREAIVRGYASKAGFAPPPLGLAAVRA; encoded by the coding sequence ATGAAAGCAATCATCGTCGGAGGCGGCATCGGAGGGCTTACCACTGCGCTGATGTTGCGGGCGCGCGGCATCGACTGCGAACTATTCGAGCAGTCCGAAAGCATCCGCGAGCTCGGCGTCGGCATCAACACGCTGCCGCATGCCATCAGAGAATTGACCGGCCTCGGGCTGCTGGACCGGCTGGATGCCGCCGCTGTTCGCACCGACCAATTGTATTATCTGAACCGCCACGGCCAGGAAGTCTGGCGCGAGCCTCGCGGTCTCGATGCCGGTCACGACGTGCCGCAATTCTCGGTTCATCGCGGCCGCCTGCAGAGCGTCATTCATCGCGCGGTTGAGGAGCGGCTCGGCCAGGAGGCAATCCACACCGGCTGCCGTCTCGGTGCGTTCGCGCAGCACGAGGGCGGCGTAGTCGCGCACTTTTTCGACCGCACCGGCGCCCATGTCAAAACCGCGCGCGGCGATATCCTTGTCGGCGCCGACGGCATTCACTCGCGGGTACGCGAAATGCTGTTTCCGGACGAGGGGCCGCCGTGCTGGAACGGCATCATGCTGTGGCGCGGCGCGCGCGAATGGCCGGCGTTCCTCACCGGCCGCTCGATGATCGTGGCCGGCGGGAATCACGGCAAGGTCGTGGTCTATCCGATCGCGGAAGGATCGAGCCCGGCGAGCCGGCTGACCAACTGGGCGGTCATGGTGAAAGTCAGCGACGGCAATTCACCGCCGCCCCGCCGCGAGGACTGGTCGCGGCCCGGCAAGCGCGAGGAACTGATGCCGCATGTCGAACGATTCAAGGTGCCGCATGTCGATGTGCGCAGCCTGATCTCGGCGACGCCCGAATTCTACGAATATCCGTGCTGCGACCGCGATCCGCTGCCGTACTGGACCTGGGGACGGGTGACGCTGCTCGGCGACGCCGCGCATCCGATGTATCCGGTCGGCTCCAACGGCGCGTCGCAGGCGATCCTCGACGCCCGCGCGCTGGCCGATGAACTGGCGCGAGCTGAGCATCCGCGTCAGGCGCTGGCGGCCTATGAGCAGAAGCGCCTGCCGATGACGGCGGAGATCGTGCGCTCCAACCGCCGCGGCGGGCCCGAGGGCGTGATCGACGCGGTCGAGCAGCTGGCGCCGGATGGCTTTACCGACATCGAGAAGGTGCTGAGCCACGCCCAGCGCGAGGCGATCGTGCGCGGCTACGCCTCCAAGGCCGGGTTTGCGCCGCCCCCGCTGGGACTGGCGGCGGTGCGGGCGTAG
- a CDS encoding cupin domain-containing protein, with translation MRTEIAGITRANEGIQGISWSILGQTYVPKNVTEHSFSWHATFPPETFVPPHIHPDQDEYLYILEGQLDFFLDGADTQATPGDLVRLPMGKPHGIFNKSGRTAKTLFWVSPTRRLYDLFWAIHNMKEQTPDAVVALAAEHNIHFLPPPPGA, from the coding sequence ATGAGGACCGAAATCGCAGGCATCACGCGCGCCAATGAAGGCATCCAGGGAATTTCCTGGAGCATCCTCGGCCAGACCTATGTGCCGAAAAACGTCACCGAGCATTCCTTCTCGTGGCATGCGACGTTCCCGCCCGAGACCTTCGTACCGCCCCACATCCATCCCGACCAGGACGAATATCTCTACATCCTGGAGGGCCAGCTCGACTTCTTCCTCGACGGCGCGGACACGCAGGCCACACCGGGCGATCTGGTGCGGCTGCCGATGGGCAAGCCGCACGGCATTTTCAACAAGTCCGGCCGCACCGCCAAGACGCTGTTCTGGGTGTCGCCGACACGGCGGCTCTACGATCTGTTCTGGGCGATCCACAACATGAAGGAGCAGACGCCGGACGCCGTGGTGGCGCTCGCGGCCGAACACAACATCCACTTCCTGCCGCCGCCTCCGGGGGCGTGA
- a CDS encoding cupin domain-containing protein: MAALEKGITASGTGYGGKTWNILGQVYFPKAVTDSTFAFETNSEPGQFVPVHVHPTQDEFILVQEGTLDLKLDGVWVQAKAGDLVRMPRGIPHGYFNKSDKPARALFWVSPMQKLEALFNQLHNLTDPEEVVRISAQHEVNFLPPEANE, encoded by the coding sequence ATGGCAGCACTCGAAAAAGGCATCACCGCCAGCGGCACCGGCTACGGCGGCAAGACCTGGAATATCCTGGGTCAGGTCTATTTCCCCAAGGCCGTGACCGATTCAACCTTTGCCTTCGAGACCAACAGCGAGCCCGGCCAGTTCGTGCCGGTGCACGTTCACCCGACGCAGGATGAATTCATCCTGGTGCAGGAGGGCACCCTCGACCTCAAGCTCGATGGCGTCTGGGTGCAGGCCAAGGCCGGCGACCTCGTTCGGATGCCGCGCGGCATTCCGCATGGCTATTTCAACAAATCCGACAAGCCGGCGCGCGCGCTGTTTTGGGTGTCGCCGATGCAGAAGCTCGAAGCGCTGTTCAATCAGCTACACAATCTGACGGATCCCGAAGAGGTGGTCCGGATCTCGGCGCAGCACGAGGTGAACTTCCTGCCGCCCGAGGCCAACGAATAG
- a CDS encoding benzoate-CoA ligase family protein, with translation MSGRTPSQPLGPSGHVDDFARRNLPPSEQWPDMLLDRPEFQYPEYLNAAVELTDRIVEKGWGDRIALIGNGRQRTYKELADWSNRLAHALVENYGVKPGNRVLIRSGNNPALVAAWLAATKAGAVVVNTMPMLRAGELGKIIDKAEIALALTDSRIADELVACAKTSRFLKQVVNFDGTSNHDAELDRVALNKPVRFDAVKTGRDDVALLGFTSGTTGEPKATMHFHRDLMIVADGYAKEVLNVTEDDVFVGSPPLAFTFGLGGLAIFPLRFGATATLLENAAPPEMVKIIETYKATICFTSPTAYRAMMAAMDNGADLSSLRIAVSAGETLPASVFENWTRKTGKTILDGIGSTELLHIFITNRVGDAVAGTTGQPVSGYEAKVVDDNMNELPAGTVGKLAVRGPTGCRYLADKRQSNYVRDGWNLTGDSFVRDANGRLSFVARSDDMIVSSGYNIAGPEVEAALLSHPAVAECGVVGAPDEARGMIVKAYVVLAGGAAADAALTQALQDHVKQTIAPYKYPRAIEYVAQLPKTETGKLRRFALRQMATGGPASPSIAAE, from the coding sequence ATGTCAGGTAGAACTCCCAGCCAACCTCTTGGCCCGTCGGGCCATGTCGACGATTTCGCGCGGCGAAACCTGCCGCCATCAGAACAATGGCCGGACATGCTGCTCGACCGGCCCGAGTTTCAATATCCGGAATATCTGAATGCGGCGGTCGAACTGACCGACCGCATCGTCGAAAAAGGCTGGGGCGACCGGATCGCGCTGATCGGCAACGGCCGCCAGCGCACCTACAAGGAACTGGCTGACTGGTCCAACCGCCTCGCGCATGCGCTGGTGGAGAACTACGGCGTCAAGCCCGGCAACCGCGTCCTGATCCGTTCCGGCAACAACCCGGCGCTGGTTGCGGCCTGGCTTGCGGCCACCAAGGCGGGCGCTGTCGTCGTCAACACCATGCCGATGCTGCGCGCCGGCGAACTGGGCAAGATTATCGACAAGGCCGAGATCGCGCTGGCGCTGACCGACAGCCGCATTGCCGATGAGTTGGTCGCATGCGCGAAGACCAGCCGCTTTCTCAAGCAGGTGGTGAATTTCGACGGCACGTCCAACCATGATGCCGAGCTCGACCGGGTGGCGCTGAACAAGCCGGTGCGGTTCGATGCAGTAAAGACCGGACGTGATGACGTCGCCTTGCTGGGATTTACTTCGGGCACTACCGGTGAGCCCAAGGCGACGATGCATTTCCATCGCGATCTCATGATCGTGGCGGACGGCTATGCCAAAGAAGTGCTCAACGTCACCGAGGATGATGTTTTCGTCGGCTCGCCGCCGCTGGCCTTTACCTTCGGGCTCGGCGGGCTCGCAATCTTCCCCTTGCGGTTCGGGGCGACAGCAACGTTATTGGAAAACGCGGCGCCGCCCGAAATGGTCAAGATCATCGAGACCTATAAGGCGACGATCTGCTTCACCTCGCCGACGGCGTATCGCGCGATGATGGCCGCGATGGACAACGGCGCCGATCTGTCGTCGCTGCGGATCGCGGTCTCCGCCGGCGAGACATTGCCGGCGTCGGTGTTCGAAAACTGGACCCGCAAGACCGGCAAGACCATTCTCGACGGCATCGGCTCGACGGAACTGCTGCACATCTTCATCACCAATCGCGTCGGTGACGCCGTCGCCGGGACGACAGGGCAACCGGTTTCCGGCTATGAGGCGAAGGTGGTCGACGACAACATGAACGAATTGCCGGCGGGTACCGTTGGCAAGCTTGCCGTGCGCGGGCCGACGGGATGCCGCTATCTCGCCGACAAGAGGCAATCGAACTATGTGCGCGACGGCTGGAATCTGACAGGCGATTCCTTCGTCCGCGACGCGAATGGGCGGCTGTCTTTTGTCGCCCGTTCCGACGACATGATCGTCTCTTCCGGCTATAACATCGCAGGTCCCGAGGTCGAGGCCGCGCTGCTGTCGCATCCAGCGGTGGCCGAATGCGGCGTGGTCGGCGCGCCCGACGAGGCGCGCGGCATGATCGTCAAGGCTTACGTGGTTCTGGCGGGCGGCGCTGCCGCCGATGCCGCGCTGACACAGGCGTTGCAGGATCACGTCAAGCAGACGATTGCACCCTATAAATATCCGCGCGCGATCGAATACGTCGCGCAACTGCCGAAGACCGAGACCGGCAAGCTGAGGCGCTTTGCGCTGAGGCAGATGGCCACGGGCGGTCCGGCGTCGCCAAGTATCGCCGCGGAATAA